The following are encoded in a window of Bacillus sp. SORGH_AS_0510 genomic DNA:
- the rpoZ gene encoding DNA-directed RNA polymerase subunit omega: MLYPSIDSLLEKIDSKYSLVSVAAKRARVMSQARDERLAKYVSYKYVGKALEEIYSGELTYRIAKKETPAE; the protein is encoded by the coding sequence ATGTTATATCCTTCTATCGATTCATTACTTGAAAAAATTGATTCAAAATACTCACTAGTTTCAGTTGCAGCTAAGCGTGCCCGCGTCATGTCCCAGGCTAGAGATGAAAGATTAGCGAAATATGTGTCTTATAAATATGTTGGTAAAGCACTAGAAGAAATTTATAGTGGAGAGCTTACCTACCGCATTGCAAAAAAAGAAACACCTGCTGAATAA
- the rsmB gene encoding 16S rRNA (cytosine(967)-C(5))-methyltransferase RsmB, translating to MTSKKKNVREIALDLLTTIEKNQSYSNLLLNTTIEKNELSAKDVGLLTELTYGTLQRKMALDFYLKPFIKDNKKLADWIHHLLRLTLYQMVYLDRIPDRAAIYEAVDIAKKRGHKGIASLVNGVLRSIQREGLPSILEISDPNTRLAMETSHPEWLVTRWVNQFGYEKTKEMCEINLTAPLQTARVNLTKISRDECVAILEEEGFQIEKSPIIPEAIRCLKGNLASTIPFNYGLFTIQDESSMLATYALGVQPNEFVLDACAAPGGKSTHIAEKMNNTGEVISVDLHQHKVRLINDNARRLGLENIKTSVSDSRHLQDKFKNVQFDRILLDAPCSGLGVMRRKPDMKYTKTEKDLERLSEIQQDLLKSVTPLLKKGGTLVYSTCTVDKEENENTVKRFLEANLDFVPDHSFKERMPEAVQPFITGYDLQVFPQDFGSDGFYIAVLKKV from the coding sequence ATGACATCGAAGAAAAAAAATGTACGTGAAATTGCGTTGGACCTTTTAACAACCATAGAGAAAAACCAATCTTATAGTAATTTACTCCTGAATACAACGATTGAAAAAAATGAGTTATCGGCAAAAGATGTAGGGTTGCTTACTGAATTAACATATGGAACCTTACAAAGAAAAATGGCTTTGGACTTCTACTTAAAACCGTTTATCAAGGATAATAAAAAACTTGCTGATTGGATTCATCATTTACTTAGGCTAACGCTCTATCAAATGGTGTACCTTGATCGGATTCCTGATCGGGCAGCCATTTATGAAGCAGTAGATATCGCGAAAAAAAGAGGGCATAAAGGGATTGCCAGTTTAGTAAATGGTGTTTTACGAAGTATACAGAGAGAAGGGTTACCTTCTATCCTTGAAATCTCAGATCCTAACACAAGATTAGCAATGGAAACGAGTCATCCAGAATGGCTCGTAACTAGATGGGTAAACCAATTTGGCTATGAAAAAACGAAAGAAATGTGTGAGATCAATTTAACAGCACCTCTGCAAACAGCAAGAGTAAATTTAACAAAAATATCGAGAGATGAATGTGTGGCAATTCTAGAAGAGGAAGGCTTCCAAATTGAAAAAAGCCCAATTATACCTGAAGCGATTAGATGCTTAAAGGGGAACCTGGCATCAACCATTCCTTTTAATTATGGTTTGTTTACTATCCAAGATGAAAGTTCCATGCTTGCCACCTATGCATTAGGGGTACAGCCAAATGAGTTTGTCCTTGATGCTTGTGCAGCACCTGGTGGAAAGAGCACACATATTGCTGAGAAAATGAACAATACAGGTGAAGTGATTTCTGTCGACCTCCATCAGCATAAAGTAAGATTAATTAATGATAACGCCCGCCGTTTAGGATTAGAAAATATTAAAACAAGTGTCTCAGATTCTAGGCATTTACAGGATAAGTTCAAAAATGTGCAGTTTGATCGGATTCTTCTTGATGCTCCTTGCTCTGGTTTAGGAGTGATGCGACGAAAGCCGGATATGAAATATACAAAGACAGAAAAGGATCTTGAGCGACTAAGTGAGATTCAGCAAGATTTGTTGAAATCTGTCACTCCTTTATTAAAAAAAGGTGGCACGCTTGTCTATAGTACATGTACAGTAGATAAAGAGGAAAATGAAAATACTGTAAAAAGATTCTTAGAAGCCAATCTGGATTTTGTACCAGACCACTCCTTTAAGGAACGGATGCCAGAGGCTGTTCAACCATTCATAACAGGATATGATCTGCAAGTTTTTCCACAGGATTTTGGCTCAGACGGTTTTTATATAGCGGTGTTAAAAAAAGTATAA
- a CDS encoding Stp1/IreP family PP2C-type Ser/Thr phosphatase: MKSVFMTDRGKVRLHNEDAGGVFVNLDGDRLAIVADGMGGHRAGDVASEMTITQLKIEWEASIGISTADEAEKWLKEQITKVNNLLFDHATNNPECDGMGTTIVAAIATDRFATMAHIGDSRGYISNESGFKQITEDHSLVNELVRSGQISKEDAEHHPRKNVLLRALGTEKAVEMDIKTIMFEEGDMILLCSDGLSNKVNEKEMLDILLNEDHLEQKAESLISLANNYGGEDNITLVIVEFSDVSEVDA, encoded by the coding sequence ATGAAATCAGTTTTCATGACAGATCGTGGGAAAGTACGTCTTCATAATGAAGATGCTGGTGGAGTATTTGTAAACCTGGATGGTGACCGCCTTGCCATTGTTGCAGATGGGATGGGGGGTCACCGTGCTGGTGATGTGGCTAGTGAAATGACCATTACACAACTAAAAATTGAATGGGAAGCTTCCATAGGGATTTCAACAGCTGATGAAGCAGAGAAATGGTTGAAGGAACAAATAACCAAGGTTAATAATCTACTATTTGACCATGCCACAAATAACCCTGAATGTGATGGAATGGGTACAACTATTGTTGCGGCTATCGCCACTGATCGCTTTGCGACCATGGCTCACATCGGAGACAGCCGTGGCTATATCTCTAATGAATCCGGGTTTAAACAGATTACAGAGGACCATTCTCTTGTTAATGAGCTTGTAAGATCAGGACAAATTTCAAAAGAAGATGCAGAACATCATCCCCGAAAAAATGTTCTACTCCGAGCTTTAGGAACTGAAAAAGCGGTTGAGATGGACATTAAAACCATTATGTTTGAAGAGGGAGATATGATCCTCTTATGTTCAGATGGTCTATCAAATAAAGTGAACGAAAAAGAGATGTTAGACATCTTATTAAATGAAGATCATTTAGAACAAAAAGCAGAGTCACTTATCTCGCTAGCGAACAATTACGGTGGAGAAGATAACATTACACTTGTTATAGTAGAGTTTAGTGATGTCAGCGAGGTTGATGCATAA
- the def gene encoding peptide deformylase, with product MAVRKVVIHPAEILEQNCEPVVKFDKKLAKILDDMYDTMIEYDGVGLAAPQIGLNARIAIVDIDDELGTIEMINPRILETSGEQTGPEGCLSFPGLFGEVTRPNFVKIEAFDRKGRKYILEAEEFLARAIQHEMDHLDGVLFTSKVISYIEEDELKGVESE from the coding sequence TTGGCAGTAAGAAAAGTGGTTATTCATCCGGCAGAGATTCTCGAGCAGAATTGTGAGCCAGTGGTGAAATTTGATAAGAAGCTTGCAAAAATACTAGATGATATGTATGACACTATGATTGAATATGACGGAGTGGGCCTTGCCGCTCCGCAAATCGGACTAAATGCACGAATCGCTATAGTGGATATCGATGATGAATTAGGTACGATTGAAATGATTAATCCTAGAATTTTAGAGACTTCAGGAGAGCAGACCGGCCCAGAAGGCTGTTTAAGTTTCCCGGGATTATTTGGAGAGGTTACACGACCTAATTTTGTTAAGATCGAAGCGTTTGATCGAAAAGGAAGAAAATATATTTTAGAAGCAGAAGAGTTCTTGGCTAGAGCCATTCAGCATGAAATGGATCATCTAGACGGAGTCTTATTTACATCAAAGGTAATTAGTTACATTGAGGAAGATGAGTTAAAAGGAGTAGAAAGTGAATGA
- the priA gene encoding primosomal protein N': MNIASVIVDVPTKQTDKTFDYLIPEEWIGTIQPGMRVIVPFGPRNIQGFVTRIKAESSFKKLRAITEPMDLEPVLNHELLELGDWLTENTLCFKIFAFQVMLPAALKAKYEKKVKLAPGVKVSDLPIDLQDLFKKDGIIHWEEALAAGIVPILQREAAKHTLEVIYEVKERVRKKQLKFVRPLVSLEELMEESDRLPARAEKQKQILRYFADHFQAVELRQLTADVNTASTTIKALVDKGLLTQFDMEVYRNPFENRTFERTKPLPLTHSQQTAIGPILASIENQQHEVFLLYGVTGSGKTEIYLQSIQEVIEKGKEAIVLVPEIALTPQMVNRFKGRFGDLVAVLHSGLSAGEKYDEWRKIQRKEVKVVVGARSAIFAPFENLGIIIIDEEHETSYKQEEMPRYHARDVAIQRAKTYNCPVVLGSATPSLESFARAQKNVYHLLSLPSRMNNQALPAVDIIDMREELREGNRSMFSRKLFEKLKDRIEKKQQAVLFLNKRGHSSFVMCRDCGYVMNCPYCDISLTYHRVNEQMKCHYCGYETYVPKHCPECSSEYIRYFGTGTQKVEEELGKVLPEARIIRMDVDTTGRKGAHEKLLKDFQEGKADILLGTQMIAKGLDFPNITLVGVLSADTMLHLPDFRASEKTFQLLTQVSGRAGRHQLPGEVIIQTYTPEHYSVELAGTQDYDLFYQREMMIRKTHHYPPFYYLSLITISHEQLMTVVSATEKIVNYVRSQLSKEAVVLGPAASPIPRINNRYRYQCLIKYKREPNMTKTLKTILDQYQLDTKSGLQVSIDVNPFILM, from the coding sequence ATGAATATTGCAAGTGTTATTGTTGATGTTCCAACAAAACAGACGGATAAGACCTTCGATTATCTAATTCCGGAAGAATGGATAGGTACCATTCAGCCGGGAATGAGGGTCATTGTCCCTTTTGGACCGAGAAATATTCAAGGGTTTGTTACTCGGATTAAAGCGGAGTCGAGTTTTAAAAAGTTAAGAGCAATTACTGAGCCAATGGACCTTGAACCGGTGTTAAATCATGAATTATTAGAGCTTGGTGATTGGTTAACTGAAAATACGCTATGCTTTAAGATTTTTGCTTTTCAAGTAATGCTTCCTGCAGCCTTAAAGGCAAAGTATGAGAAGAAAGTAAAGTTGGCACCAGGTGTAAAAGTATCTGACCTTCCAATTGATCTTCAGGATTTGTTTAAGAAGGATGGAATCATACATTGGGAAGAGGCTCTTGCTGCTGGCATTGTACCTATTTTACAACGGGAGGCAGCAAAGCACACACTCGAAGTGATATACGAAGTAAAGGAACGAGTTCGAAAAAAACAATTAAAGTTTGTTCGCCCTCTCGTTTCTCTTGAGGAATTAATGGAAGAAAGCGATCGCTTACCAGCAAGAGCAGAAAAACAAAAACAAATATTACGCTATTTTGCGGATCATTTTCAGGCGGTGGAGTTAAGGCAGTTAACAGCTGATGTGAATACGGCATCAACTACCATTAAGGCGCTGGTTGACAAGGGGCTTTTAACCCAATTCGATATGGAAGTTTACCGAAATCCATTTGAGAATAGAACCTTTGAACGAACCAAACCATTACCTCTTACACATTCTCAGCAAACAGCCATTGGACCCATTCTAGCTTCCATTGAAAATCAACAACATGAAGTATTTCTTTTATACGGTGTAACTGGGAGCGGAAAAACAGAGATTTATCTGCAATCGATACAGGAGGTAATTGAGAAAGGAAAAGAAGCAATTGTGCTTGTTCCAGAAATCGCGCTCACACCTCAAATGGTAAATCGGTTTAAAGGCAGGTTTGGGGATTTAGTTGCGGTTTTGCACAGCGGATTATCTGCTGGTGAAAAATACGATGAATGGCGAAAAATTCAGCGTAAGGAAGTAAAAGTGGTCGTCGGAGCTCGTTCCGCTATTTTTGCTCCTTTTGAAAATTTAGGCATTATTATCATAGATGAAGAACACGAAACAAGCTATAAGCAGGAAGAAATGCCGCGTTATCATGCAAGAGATGTGGCCATTCAAAGGGCAAAGACTTATAACTGCCCAGTGGTCCTAGGTAGTGCCACCCCGTCACTTGAGTCTTTTGCAAGGGCTCAAAAGAATGTGTATCATCTATTGTCATTACCAAGTCGGATGAACAATCAAGCTCTTCCAGCTGTTGACATCATTGATATGCGTGAAGAACTTCGTGAAGGAAATCGCTCCATGTTTTCAAGAAAGCTTTTTGAAAAGCTGAAAGATCGGATCGAAAAGAAGCAGCAAGCTGTCCTATTTTTAAATAAGAGGGGGCATTCTTCGTTTGTCATGTGCCGTGATTGTGGATATGTCATGAATTGTCCGTACTGTGATATTTCTCTTACCTATCATCGTGTAAATGAACAAATGAAATGCCATTATTGCGGCTATGAAACTTATGTACCAAAGCATTGTCCCGAATGTTCTAGTGAATATATACGCTATTTTGGAACGGGGACACAAAAAGTGGAGGAAGAACTGGGGAAAGTTCTTCCGGAAGCAAGAATTATCCGAATGGACGTTGATACAACTGGAAGGAAAGGGGCACATGAAAAGCTCCTTAAGGATTTTCAAGAAGGGAAAGCTGATATTTTGTTAGGAACCCAAATGATTGCCAAGGGCCTTGATTTTCCTAATATCACTCTAGTAGGGGTTCTTTCAGCAGATACAATGCTGCACTTACCTGATTTTCGCGCCTCTGAGAAAACCTTTCAACTTTTAACCCAAGTCAGCGGCAGGGCTGGACGTCACCAGCTCCCTGGGGAGGTCATTATTCAAACCTATACCCCGGAGCACTACAGTGTGGAACTGGCTGGGACGCAGGATTATGATCTATTTTACCAACGAGAAATGATGATTCGGAAAACACATCATTACCCGCCCTTCTATTATCTCTCACTCATTACAATTAGTCATGAGCAGTTGATGACAGTAGTATCGGCTACAGAAAAGATAGTAAACTATGTTCGTTCTCAGTTGTCAAAGGAGGCGGTGGTTTTAGGACCTGCAGCTTCTCCAATCCCTAGGATAAATAATAGATATCGCTATCAATGTTTGATAAAATACAAGCGGGAACCGAACATGACAAAAACATTAAAAACAATTCTTGATCAATATCAATTAGATACAAAAAGTGGTTTACAGGTTTCTATTGATGTTAACCCGTTTATCTTGATGTAA
- the coaBC gene encoding bifunctional phosphopantothenoylcysteine decarboxylase/phosphopantothenate--cysteine ligase CoaBC, whose protein sequence is MIKDKKILLCVTGGIAVYKAAALTSKLVQAGAQVKVILSESAEKFVTSLTFQALSRNEVYTNTFEEKNPQVIAHIDLADWADLILVAPATANTIAKLAQGIADNMITTTLLAATAPVWIAPAMNVHMYDHPAVKKNIGTLAEYGYQFIEPSEGYLACGYIGKGRLEEPEKIVELVQAFFNKKELKLKGKTVLITAGPTREKIDPVRYISNHSSGKMGYAIAEEAKKQGAHVVLVSGPVHLPAPAGIEVIRIESAEEMYNAVMNYYDSADVVIKTAAVADYRPKTTFDHKVKKQEGDSNIELERTKDILFELGKRKKNQILVGFAAETDHIEEYATKKLNRKNADMIVANNVKMEGAGFGTDTNIVTLFKRSGMVTELPIMSKQAVAEKIIGEITSLIEGSGK, encoded by the coding sequence ATCATTAAAGATAAGAAAATATTATTATGTGTGACAGGTGGTATAGCTGTTTATAAAGCAGCAGCCTTGACAAGTAAGCTTGTTCAAGCTGGAGCACAGGTGAAAGTCATTTTAAGTGAATCTGCTGAAAAGTTTGTTACCTCATTAACCTTTCAGGCATTGTCCCGCAATGAAGTTTATACAAATACCTTTGAAGAAAAGAATCCTCAGGTGATTGCCCATATTGATTTGGCCGACTGGGCTGATTTAATTTTAGTTGCACCTGCTACAGCTAATACCATTGCAAAATTAGCCCAAGGGATCGCTGATAATATGATCACGACTACGTTGCTAGCAGCTACCGCACCTGTTTGGATTGCTCCTGCAATGAATGTACATATGTACGACCACCCCGCAGTAAAGAAAAATATTGGTACCTTAGCTGAGTATGGATATCAATTCATTGAACCAAGCGAAGGCTATCTTGCTTGTGGATATATTGGTAAAGGACGACTTGAGGAACCAGAAAAAATCGTAGAATTAGTACAAGCTTTTTTTAATAAGAAAGAATTAAAGTTAAAGGGAAAAACAGTATTAATAACTGCTGGACCCACACGCGAAAAAATAGATCCTGTACGCTATATTTCTAACCATTCTTCTGGAAAAATGGGTTATGCAATTGCTGAAGAAGCAAAAAAACAAGGTGCCCATGTTGTATTAGTATCCGGTCCAGTCCACTTACCTGCTCCAGCAGGAATAGAAGTGATTCGTATTGAGAGCGCTGAGGAAATGTATAATGCGGTGATGAACTACTATGACAGTGCCGATGTTGTAATCAAAACGGCTGCTGTCGCCGACTACCGCCCAAAAACAACCTTTGACCATAAAGTGAAGAAGCAGGAAGGTGACTCAAATATTGAGTTAGAAAGAACTAAAGATATTTTGTTCGAGTTAGGAAAAAGGAAGAAAAATCAGATACTGGTTGGGTTTGCGGCAGAGACCGATCATATTGAAGAATATGCTACGAAAAAATTGAACAGAAAAAATGCAGATATGATAGTTGCTAACAATGTCAAAATGGAAGGTGCTGGGTTTGGCACAGATACTAATATTGTGACACTCTTTAAGCGTTCCGGAATGGTTACTGAATTACCGATTATGTCTAAACAAGCGGTAGCGGAAAAGATTATTGGTGAAATTACTTCTCTTATTGAAGGATCTGGAAAATAA
- the remA gene encoding extracellular matrix/biofilm regulator RemA, producing the protein MSIKLINIGFGNIVSANRIISIVSPESAPIKRIIQDARDRGSLIDATYGRRTRAVIVMDSDHVILSAVQPETVAHRLTDRDETIDEG; encoded by the coding sequence ATGTCGATTAAATTAATTAATATTGGATTTGGAAATATCGTTTCGGCCAATCGGATTATTTCAATTGTAAGCCCCGAATCTGCACCAATTAAAAGAATTATTCAAGATGCCCGCGACAGGGGGTCTTTGATTGATGCTACATACGGTAGACGTACTCGTGCGGTCATTGTCATGGATAGCGACCATGTGATACTGTCAGCTGTTCAGCCAGAGACGGTTGCTCATCGATTAACTGACCGTGATGAAACTATAGATGAAGGGTAG
- the fmt gene encoding methionyl-tRNA formyltransferase, with amino-acid sequence MTKIVFMGTPDFSVPVLQKIIEDGYEVIGVVTQPDRPVGRKKVLTPPPVKVEAMKHGIPVFQPEKIRQEEELNKILSLKPDLIVTAAFGQILPKKLLEAPKYGCINVHASLLPELRGGAPIHYAIIQGKKKTGVTIMYMVEKLDAGDMLTSVEVSITEEDNVGTLHDKLSAAGSKLLSETLPLLLAGKLTPQPQNEELATFAANIKREQEKIDWSKTGEQIYNHIRGLNPWPVAFTTMDSQILKIWRSQKVTETNNHEPGTIVKIESDGFVVSTGNETAIKIIELQPSGKTKMMTEQFLRGAGSKISVGSKLGE; translated from the coding sequence ATGACGAAAATTGTATTTATGGGTACCCCGGATTTTTCCGTACCTGTTCTTCAAAAAATTATTGAGGACGGCTATGAGGTCATAGGTGTAGTTACTCAACCTGACCGGCCAGTAGGAAGAAAAAAGGTGTTGACCCCACCTCCGGTTAAAGTGGAAGCCATGAAGCATGGTATCCCCGTCTTTCAACCAGAAAAGATCCGTCAAGAAGAAGAGCTTAATAAAATCCTTTCCTTAAAGCCGGATTTAATTGTGACAGCTGCCTTTGGTCAAATTTTACCTAAAAAGCTGTTAGAAGCTCCTAAATACGGCTGCATAAATGTCCATGCATCCCTGTTGCCAGAGCTTCGCGGCGGCGCCCCAATCCACTACGCTATTATTCAAGGGAAAAAGAAAACCGGTGTTACAATCATGTATATGGTAGAAAAATTAGACGCAGGTGATATGTTAACGAGTGTAGAGGTTTCAATTACGGAAGAGGACAATGTAGGTACTCTTCATGATAAGCTGAGTGCTGCCGGTTCAAAATTGTTATCTGAGACATTGCCACTTCTATTAGCAGGCAAGCTTACTCCTCAGCCTCAAAATGAGGAACTGGCTACATTTGCAGCAAATATAAAGCGTGAACAGGAGAAAATTGACTGGTCAAAAACCGGGGAACAAATTTATAACCATATTCGTGGTTTAAACCCTTGGCCTGTTGCTTTTACAACGATGGACAGTCAAATTTTAAAAATCTGGCGTTCCCAAAAGGTTACTGAAACTAATAATCATGAACCAGGAACGATTGTAAAAATTGAATCTGATGGTTTTGTAGTTAGTACAGGTAATGAAACAGCCATTAAAATCATTGAACTTCAGCCTTCAGGTAAAACTAAAATGATGACTGAGCAATTTTTACGCGGTGCCGGTTCAAAAATTTCAGTAGGCAGTAAGCTAGGAGAATAA
- a CDS encoding YicC/YloC family endoribonuclease yields MVISMTGFGRAKTESEFFSVNVEVKTVNHRFCEVNIRMPRQLLKIEDKLKKKLNQHIRRGRVEVYVSVEGEGVVTRKVHVDWNLIDEYYQFINEARSKYSVEGTITIHDLLGRSDLLHIEESEVGNEELETLVLTATEEAVQLLLQMRMAEGEEIKKDLIAILAQLENDVFELQKYAPLVVQSFKERLTKRMQEFLNGQLDETRILTEVAVFADKADINEEITRLKSHIQQFLQTLKSKEPIGRKLDFLVQEMNREANTIGSKANDSNIAKQVVEIKSLLEKLKEQVQNIE; encoded by the coding sequence ATGGTTATAAGTATGACAGGCTTTGGAAGAGCGAAGACTGAATCGGAGTTTTTTTCTGTTAATGTAGAAGTAAAAACGGTTAATCACCGCTTTTGCGAAGTGAATATCAGAATGCCGAGGCAGTTATTAAAAATAGAAGATAAATTAAAAAAGAAACTAAACCAACATATTCGCCGTGGTCGAGTCGAGGTTTATGTAAGTGTAGAGGGTGAAGGAGTCGTTACCCGAAAGGTTCACGTGGATTGGAATTTAATTGATGAATATTATCAATTTATTAATGAAGCGCGAAGTAAATATAGTGTTGAAGGAACCATAACCATTCACGATTTACTTGGTCGAAGCGACCTTTTACATATCGAAGAAAGTGAAGTGGGCAACGAAGAGCTTGAAACTCTGGTTTTGACTGCTACCGAAGAGGCAGTTCAATTATTGTTACAAATGCGAATGGCAGAAGGAGAAGAAATAAAGAAAGACTTAATTGCCATTTTAGCACAATTAGAAAATGATGTTTTTGAGCTCCAAAAATATGCTCCCCTCGTTGTTCAATCTTTTAAGGAACGTCTAACGAAAAGAATGCAGGAATTCTTAAATGGACAATTGGACGAAACAAGAATTTTAACAGAGGTAGCTGTTTTTGCTGATAAAGCGGATATTAATGAAGAAATTACTCGATTAAAAAGCCATATTCAACAATTCTTACAAACGTTAAAAAGTAAAGAGCCGATTGGAAGAAAGCTTGATTTTCTTGTACAGGAAATGAACAGAGAGGCCAATACCATTGGTTCAAAAGCGAATGACTCAAACATAGCGAAACAAGTAGTAGAGATCAAGAGTTTGCTTGAAAAGCTTAAGGAACAGGTTCAAAATATCGAATAA
- the gmk gene encoding guanylate kinase, whose amino-acid sequence MQEKGLLIVLSGPSGVGKGTVRKEIFSHPDTAFEYSISMTTRLPREGEVDGVDYFFKTRDEFEALIEQGKLLEYAEFVGNYYGTPVDYVRQTLDSGKDVFLEIEVKGARQVREKFPEGLFIFLMPPSLSELKNRIVTRGTETEDIIHNRLLSAREEIEMMELYDYVVENDQVEHACERIKAIVTAEHCRRERVEHRYKKLLEVE is encoded by the coding sequence ATGCAGGAAAAAGGATTGCTGATTGTACTTTCAGGGCCATCTGGTGTGGGAAAAGGAACGGTTCGAAAAGAAATTTTTTCTCATCCAGACACAGCCTTTGAATATTCTATTTCGATGACTACCCGCTTACCACGTGAGGGTGAAGTGGATGGTGTGGATTACTTTTTTAAGACTAGAGATGAGTTTGAAGCACTAATCGAACAAGGGAAATTGCTAGAATATGCTGAATTTGTAGGAAATTATTATGGTACCCCTGTTGATTATGTCCGTCAAACCTTAGATTCTGGTAAAGATGTTTTCTTAGAAATTGAAGTAAAAGGTGCCAGACAGGTTCGTGAAAAGTTTCCGGAAGGACTATTTATTTTCCTCATGCCGCCAAGCCTTTCCGAATTGAAAAATCGGATCGTTACGAGAGGAACGGAAACCGAAGATATTATTCATAATCGTTTACTCTCTGCTCGCGAAGAGATTGAAATGATGGAATTATACGATTATGTTGTTGAAAATGATCAAGTTGAACATGCATGTGAACGAATTAAAGCTATCGTCACTGCAGAACATTGTCGGAGAGAACGAGTAGAGCATCGCTATAAAAAATTATTGGAGGTTGAATAG
- the rlmN gene encoding 23S rRNA (adenine(2503)-C(2))-methyltransferase RlmN, producing the protein MEQINTTEKKATLENKLPSIYSLELHKLKEWLSENGEKPFRAEQIFDWLYKKRVTTFEDMSNLPKGLRDKLSEHFQITTLNTVIQQTSSDGTIKFLFELHDGYSIETVLMRHDYGNSVCVTTQVGCRIGCTFCASTLGGLKRHLEAGEIVAQVVKVQQALDETDERVSSVVIMGIGEPFDNYDNMMSFLKIINHEQSLNIGARHITVSTSGIVPKIYKFADEDMQINFAISLHAPNTELRSRLMPINKAYKLDDLMEAVRYYIDKTGRRISFEYGLFGGVNDSTEHAEELATLLKGLKCHVNLIPVNYVPERDYVRTPRDKIFAFEKTLKNRGINVTIRREQGSDIAAACGQLRAKERKEETR; encoded by the coding sequence TTGGAACAAATTAATACAACTGAGAAGAAAGCAACACTAGAAAATAAACTACCCTCCATCTATTCTTTGGAGCTTCATAAATTAAAGGAATGGTTGTCCGAGAATGGAGAAAAGCCATTCCGTGCAGAGCAAATTTTTGATTGGCTCTATAAGAAAAGGGTTACTACCTTTGAAGATATGAGTAACCTACCTAAGGGGTTAAGAGATAAATTATCTGAGCACTTTCAAATTACAACATTAAATACGGTAATCCAACAGACTTCTTCAGATGGAACAATTAAGTTTTTATTCGAACTTCACGATGGGTATTCGATTGAAACTGTACTTATGCGCCATGATTATGGTAACTCCGTATGTGTTACAACTCAGGTTGGCTGTCGAATTGGCTGTACTTTCTGTGCATCCACACTAGGTGGATTGAAACGCCATCTTGAAGCCGGTGAAATCGTTGCTCAAGTAGTGAAGGTACAACAGGCACTTGATGAAACAGATGAGCGTGTTAGTTCAGTGGTCATTATGGGAATTGGTGAACCTTTTGATAACTATGATAATATGATGTCATTTCTAAAAATAATCAATCACGAACAATCATTAAATATCGGTGCAAGACATATCACCGTTTCTACAAGCGGTATTGTTCCAAAAATTTATAAGTTTGCCGATGAGGATATGCAAATTAATTTTGCAATTTCCCTTCATGCTCCAAATACAGAATTAAGATCAAGATTAATGCCCATCAATAAAGCTTATAAACTTGATGACTTAATGGAAGCAGTACGGTATTATATCGATAAGACAGGACGAAGAATCAGCTTTGAATATGGTCTTTTTGGAGGAGTAAACGATTCAACAGAGCATGCAGAAGAATTAGCAACTCTTTTAAAAGGACTTAAGTGCCATGTGAATCTAATTCCAGTTAACTATGTCCCAGAACGGGATTATGTGCGAACGCCAAGAGACAAAATTTTTGCTTTTGAAAAGACACTTAAAAATCGTGGTATTAATGTGACTATTCGCCGAGAGCAGGGGTCAGATATTGCTGCAGCATGTGGACAACTTCGTGCAAAGGAGCGAAAAGAGGAGACGAGGTAA